One part of the Loxodonta africana isolate mLoxAfr1 chromosome 13, mLoxAfr1.hap2, whole genome shotgun sequence genome encodes these proteins:
- the TMED3 gene encoding transmembrane emp24 domain-containing protein 3 isoform X2, which yields MGRGAPSSAPPVLLLLLLLLWAERPRGAELTFELPDSAKQCFHEEVDQGVKFSLDYQVITGGHYDVDCYVEDPLGNTIYRETKKQYDSFTHRAEVKGVYQFCFSNEFSTFSHKTVYFDFQVGDEPPILPDMGNRVTALTQWFWILGEG from the exons ATGGGCCGCGGAGCCCCGAGCTCCGCCCCGCCGGTGCtcctgctgctcctgctgctgctctggGCCGAGCGGCCGCGGGGAGCCGAGCTCACCTTCGAGCTGCCGGACAGCGCCAAGCAGTGCTTCCACGAGGAGGTGGATCAGGGCGTGAAGTTCTCCCTGGACTACCAG GTCATCACCGGAGGCCACTATGATGTTGACTGCTATGTGGAAGACCCCTTGGGGAACACCATCTACAGGGAAACTAAGAAGCAGTATGACAGCTTCACACACCGGGCGGAGGTCAAGGGCGTGTATCAGTTCTGCTTCAGCAATGAGTTCTCCACCTTCTCTCACAAGACCGTCTATTTTGATTTCCAAGTAGGCGATGAGCCCCCCATTCTCCCAGACATGGGGAACAGGGTCACAGCTCTCACCCAG
- the ANKRD34C gene encoding ankyrin repeat domain-containing protein 34C has product MMDDDTELRTDGNSLLKAVWLGRLRLTRLLLEGGAYINESNDKGETALMVACITKHVDQQSISKSKMVKYLLDNRADPNIQDKSGKTALIHACIRRAGGEVVSLLLENGADPSLEDRTGASALVYAINADDKDALKHLLDACKAKGKEVIIITTDKSSSGTKTTKQYLNVPPSPKVEDRQSPPPCTSPSDIELKAPGLSSPSSEKEDGFFSLQKGHPSGCNAYKALNEPGSPNRKVGNLKRARLPQLKRLQSEPWGLIAPSVLAASMHQDETHSASTDNEVIRSICDVSFPKRGPLSRTNSIDGKDPTLFPTVTEQVLKIAPPSAPTSWKAAYEKGQAPHPRLARRGTLPVDQEKCGIGQPGPSVLKDPVSLTLLGNDFYDLDLQPGADPSNSISLESGKGPLDRKKLNSSHLALFHGSRESLDAVPSTSPSSARRRPPHLLERRGSGTLLLDRISQTRPGFLPPLNVNLNPPIPDIRSSSKPSSPLASGLKSMVPVAPSSPKRVDLRSKKKLLRRHSMQVEQMKQLSDFEEILT; this is encoded by the coding sequence ATGATGGATGACGACACTGAACTGAGGACTGATGGAAACTCACTCCTAAAGGCCGTGTGGCTGGGGAGGCTCAGGCTGACCAGACTACTCCTGGAAGGGGGGGCCTATATCAATGAAAGCAATGACAAAGGTGAAACGGCACTCATGGTGGCCTGCATCACCAAGCATGTGGACCAGCAAAGTATCAgcaagtccaagatggtgaagtaCCTGCTGGACAACAGGGCTGACCCCAATATCCAGGATAAGTCTGGCAAAACCGCTCTCATCCACGCTTGCATTAGAAGGGCTGGGGGAGAAGTGGTCTCCTTATTACTGGAGAATGGAGCAGACCCCAGCCTCGAGGATCGCACTGGGGCTTCCGCTCTGGTTTACGCAATCAATGCAGATGACAAGGATGCACTGAAACATCTCCTTGATGCCTGCAAAGCCAAAGGGAAGGAGGTGATTATTATAACAACGGATAAATCGTCTTCAGGCACCAAAACTACCAAACAGTATCTTAATGTCCCCCCTTCCCCCAAGGTGGAAGACAGACAGTCACCTCCACCTTGCACGTCTCCCTCTGATATTGAACTGAAGGCTCCAGGCCTTAGCTCCCCATCCAGTGAGAAGGAAGATGGCTTCTTCAGCCTCCAAAAAGGGCATCCAAGTGGTTGCAATGCCTACAAGGCTCTTAACGAGCCCGGGTCACCCAACAGAAAAGTTGGTAACCTCAAGAGGGCCCGTTTGCCCCAATTAAAGAGGCTCCAGTCTGAACCCTGGGGCCTGATAGCACCCTCTGTGTTGGCGGCCTCGATGCATCAGGACGAGACTCATAGTGCCAGCACAGACAATGAGGTCATCAGGAGCATTTGTGACGTGTCTTTCCCCAAAAGGGGGCCCCTTTCCAGAACCAACAGTATTGACGGCAAAGACCCCACCCTTTTCCCCACAGTCACGGAGCAAGTTCTGAAGATTGCACCCCCTTCGGCACCCACGTCCTGGAAAGCAGCCTATGAGAAAGGTCAGGCTCCCCACCCCCGTTTGGCCAGAAGAGGTACTCTCCCTGTTGACCAAGAGAAGTGTGGTATAGGTCAACCAGGACCCTCTGTTCTCAAAGATCCAGTGTCCCTCACACTGCTGGGGAATGATTTCTATGATTTAGATTTACAACCAGGGGCTGACCCATCCAACTCCATTTCCCTTGAATCAGGCAAAGGACCCTTAgatagaaagaagctcaacagcTCCCACTTGGCTCTTTTCCATGGTTCTCGGGAGTCCCTGGATGCTGTGCCCAGCACATCCCCCAGCTCAGCGCGCCGCAGGCCACCACATCTTCTAGAAAGACGAGGTTCTGGAACTCTGCTACTAGACCGCATTTCTCAAACCAGGCCTGGCTTCCTTCCACCCTTAAATGTGAATCTGAACCCACCTATCCCAGACATTAGATCTAGCAGCAAACCTTCTTCCCCACTTGCTAGCGGCTTAAAATCCATGGTTCCTGTGGCTCCAAGTTCACCAAAGAGAGTCGACTTGAGAAGTAAAAAGAAGCTCCTCAGAAGGCATTCTATGCAGGTGGAGCAGATGAAGCAGTTGTCTGACTTTGAAGAAATCTTGACCTAA